A stretch of Labrus mixtus chromosome 7, fLabMix1.1, whole genome shotgun sequence DNA encodes these proteins:
- the slc16a1a gene encoding monocarboxylate transporter 1a, with protein MAPAVGGPVGYTPPEGGWGWMVVAGAFISIGFSYAFPKSITVFFKEIEVIFDVTSSQVSWISSIMLACMYGGGPISSILVNKYGSRPVMMAGGCLSGLGLVAASFCKTIEALYFCIGVIGGLGLAFNLNPALTMIGKYFYNKRPIANGIAMAGSPVFLSTLAPLNTWLFDQFGWRGSFLILGGLLFNCCVAGSLMRPIGPKPKPAEKSTERRTVVQTINSFIDLSLFKHRGFLLYILGNIIMFFGLFAPLVFLSNFAKSRDIPKEKAAFLLSVLAFVDMVARPSMGIVANTKWIRPRIQYFFAASVLYNGVCHILAPMSVTYTGFVIYAIFFGSAFGWLSSVLFETLMDLVGAQRFSSAVGLVTIVECGPVLLGPPLLGKFKDIYHDYKYTYQGCGIILVVSSVFLFAGMGLNYRLLAKEKKEEERRVRVVGREQKSNRDIAAKEVAEARNTEDTV; from the exons atggcACCTGCAGTCGGTGGTCCTGTAGGCTACACTCCACCTGAAGGTGGCTGGGGATGGATGGTGGTAGCTGGGGCCTTCATCTCTATCGGCTTCTCCTATGCATTTCCTAAGTCCATCACTGTGTTCTTTAAAGAGATCGAGGTGATCTTCGATGTGACCAGCAGTCAGGTGTCCTGGATCTCTTCCATCATGTTAGCGTGCATGTACGGCGGAG GTCCTATCAGCAGCATCCTGGTGAATAAATATGGGAGTCGTCCTGTTATGATGGCCGGTGGATGCCTGTCCGGGTTGGGCCTTGTTGCTGCCTCTTTCTGCAAAACTATTGAAGCTCTGTATTTTTGTATTGGTGTCATTGGAG GTTTGGGATTGGCCTTTAACCTCAACCCTGCTCTCACTATGATTGGAAAGTACTTCTACAACAAGCGACCCATTGCCAATGGAATAGCGATGGCTGGCAGCCCTGTGTTTCTCTCCACCCTGGCTCCTCTGAACACTTGGCTCTTCGACCAGTTTGGCTGGAGAGGAAGCTTCTTGATCCTGGGCGGCCTGCTCTTTAATTGCTGTGTCGCTGGTTCCCTCATGCGGCCCATAGGACCAAAACCCAAACCTGCGGAGaagagcacagagaggaggactgtAGTGCAGacaattaacagtttcattgACCTCTCTTTGTTTAAGCACCGTGGCTTTTTGCTCTATATCCTGGGCAATATTATCATGTTTTTCGGCCTCTTTGCACCACTGGTTTTCCTCAGTAATTTTGCAAAGAGTAGAGACATCCCCAAAGAAAAGGCAGCTTTCTTACTGTCTGTGCTGGCTTTTGTCGACATGGTTGCCAGGCCCTCCATGGGCATTGTGGCAAACACTAAGTGGATCCGGCCTCGAATCCAGTACTTCTTCGCTGCCTCTGTGCTCTATAACGGTGTTTGTCACATTCTGGCACCAATGTCAGTGACCTACACAGGCTTTGTGATTTATGCCATCTTCTTTGGGTCTGCTTTTGGCTGGCTGAGCTCAGTGCTGTTTGAGACCTTGATGGACCTTGTTGGAGCACAACGCTTCTCCAGTGCTGTTGGCCTGGTCACTATTGTGGAGTGTGGTCCTGTATTGTTAGGGCCCCCTTTGCTTG GGAAGTTCAAAGACATCTATCATGATTACAAGTACACGTACCAGGGCTGCGGGATCATCCTTGTCGTCTCCAGCGTCTTCCTCTTTGCAGGGATGGGACTCAACTATCGACTGCTGgcaaaggagaagaaagaggaggagaggagggtcaGGGTGGTAGGGAGAGAACAAAAGTCCAACAGGGACATTGCTGCCAAGGAGGTAGCAGAGGCTAGGAACACAGAAGACACTGTCTAa